The Halomicronema hongdechloris C2206 genome includes a window with the following:
- the pedR gene encoding photosynthetic electron transport-dependent transcriptional regulator PedR — translation MAGNEFSPANIHGQLSERELQIVELVAAGLTNQEISEQLEISKRTVDNHISNILTKTATGNRVSLVRWALQWGKVCIDQVNCCTLPNVTNGHSVP, via the coding sequence ATGGCAGGCAACGAGTTTTCTCCGGCCAATATCCATGGTCAGCTTTCAGAGCGAGAGCTACAGATTGTCGAGCTAGTTGCTGCCGGTCTGACCAATCAAGAGATCTCTGAGCAATTGGAGATTAGCAAGCGTACGGTCGACAATCATATCAGCAACATCCTGACAAAAACGGCCACAGGCAATCGAGTGTCTTTGGTACGATGGGCTTTGCAGTGGGGTAAAGTCTGCATTGACCAGGTTAATTGCTGCACCTTGCCCAATGTTACTAATGGCCACAGCGTTCCCTAG